aatccggagattatgtccctcgaggacctgttccttaatttcgttcctcgtgctttataatccccaaacaggtcctccatcctagccttgcctatgttgttagtcccaacgtggaccacaacaacgggatcctccccctcccgctccaatatcctttcaagccggtcagagatgtcctgcaccctggcacctggcaagcaacacaccatgcgggactcccgatccagcttgcaaaggatactatctatcccactcattatagaatcccctataactaccacttgtctttttgctcccccctcttgaatggtctTCTGcactatggtgccatggtcagttggctcatcctcccctcaGCCctgttcctcatccacacagggagcacgtATCTCGTacgtgttggataaggtcaaaggctgaggctcctccactcctgaactcaggatcccctacctgcctcacttacaatcacaccctgttgtccctgatcactaactgaatttgaattacttaatctaccaggtgtgactgcctcctgaaacaaaacgtccaggtaactctccccctcccggatgtaccGCAGTTGTTGATGGAGGCCAAACATCGAAGCTCTGGGTATTATTGCAGgatttcatcagggtagtgtcttaggcccaaccagcttcagctgcatcataaatgaccttccctccagcataagttCAGAAATGAGCATGTTCTCTGATAATagtgcaatgttcagtaccatttgcaactcgtcagatactgaagctatCAGTGTCCACATACatcagacctggacaacatgcagtaTTCGGCTAAGTGGCAAGTACTTTTCGCACCAAACTATTGGCAGACAACGACCATCTGCagcaagaggtaatctaaccatcgaTGAATGCCTCACTGTCAGCATGCTGGGCGTTACCATTCACCATATGCTAAAGTGGACCAGCCATTTCAAAATACTGCACCTATAAGAGTCGGTCATAGGCTGTGAATTTTGTGGCGCATAATTCATCTTCAGACTGCAacatgtcaggaatgtgatggactaCTTTacacttgccaggatgagtgtagctccacacAGCACTCAGGGATATCGACGCCATCAAGGACAGtaaagcctgcttgatcagcagtcCATCCACCCCTTTAGCAGACAGACACCAATCTGACTAAAAATATATATCGCAGTTTATATGAATTAGGAGCggtttaggccattcggcccctgaaccctgctctgccattcagtaagatcatggttgaactgGTTCAGTATCAAATTCCACGCTACCATCTACCCTGATACCGCTTTTAGTCCCTTGCCGAACAAaaaactatctacctctgcattaaacATATCCAATGACGTCACACCCACCACCTTCGAAGGCAGAAAATTCCAAAGTGGCGTCACACTCTGAGAGATAAaaaatctccttatctctgtccttaaAGGGCGACTCCTAACTTTAAAAGTGGTCTgcatttaattggctcttccctggtgtgcgagtgggactcagtaccactccagcttgtattaataaaggcctggattgaattggctattttctgacgtgtgagtgggactaagtCCCACTCcaactgctattaatagaggccttaattgaattggctctttcccagtgtgtgagtgggattcagtgccacctccagctggtgtgaattggagcctggattgaattggctctttcccattgagtcagtggtgctcagtcccaatgcagctggcattaatagaggcctggattgaattggttctttgctGGTTTGTGAATGGggaacagtaccactccagccggtatcattagaggcctggattgaataggatgattcctggtgtctgagtgggactcagtaccattcaaaCTGTCATTAATGGAGGCCTATtgttattggctctttcctggtgtgtgaatgtggtTCAGAACCACTctcgctggcattaatagaggcctggatggtattggctttttcctggtgtgtgaatgggactcggtacaactccagctggttttaatagggacctgcattgaattggctatttcctagtgtgtgagtgggactcagtaccactccaactggtagtaatagaggccaggatggaattggctctttgctcGTGTGTGCatgggggtcagtaccactccagctggtattaatataggcctgtactgaattggctcttttctggtttggGAGTGatacacagtaccacttcagcatttattaatagattcctggattatattggctctttcctgttgtgtgagtgggactcagtaccactccagctggtattcgtagagccctgaattgaattggctctttcctgttgtttcaGTGGGACTAAGTACCATTCacactgttattaatagaggcatatattgaattggctcttttctggtgtgtgagtgtggttcagtaccactccagctggtattaatagaggcctggatagaattggctctttcctggtgtgtgagttggactcagtaccaataTAGCTgtcattaatggaggcctggatagaattcgcaatttcctgatgtgtgagtgggactcagtatcactccagctggtatcaatagaggcctagattaaattgactctttcccggtgtttcagtgagactaagTACCATTCAAACTGTTATTAATGGAGGCCtactttgaattggctctttcctggtgtgtgagtggggttcagcaaaactccagctggtattaatagaccctGGGTagatttggctctttgctggtgcgtgagtgggacccctccacctggtattaatagaggcctggatagaattggctctttcctggtgcgtcagtaGTACCCAGTACCATTCAATCTGTTATTAGTGGAGCTCtattttgaattggctctttactggtgtgtgagtggggtcagtgccactccagctggtattaatagaaaactggtttgaattggcactgtcgtggtgtgtgagtggggttcagtaccactccaactggtattaatcggggcctggattgaattggctctttcctggtgcctgagtcggactcagtaccagtccagatcgtattaatagaggcctggattgaattggctcttttctggtgtgtcagTCGTACTCAGTACCCTTCAAACTGTTATTAATGTAGGCCtattttgaattggctccttcctggtgtatgagtaGGTTCACtatcacgccagctggtattaatagaggcctggatataattggctctttcctgctttgtgagagggactcagtgccactctagctgttattaatggaggcttAGATtgcattagctctttcctggtgtgtgattgtggTTCAGTATCACTTCAGCTGTTGTTAATGGaaaccttgattgaattggctctttcctggtgcgcctttgggactcagtaccattcaaaCTGCTATTAAAAATGCCATTTTAAATGACATTCCGTCCGTCTGTTTGATGTCTTCTGCACTGCGACCATTTTTAGCGACTTCTGCTGTgttcattttaaatgatatgcactgtggtctgtttgaagtGAGAGTAATCCATggcgatcattttcaatgttttcttccACGACAGTGAATGTAACAGTTTATGAATGAAAATAAAGGATCATAAATGATAATAAATCATGGACCATCATGAaggattataaacagtttataaaggtctgTAAATGTTTACAAGTGATTATAAAGGATTacaaataattatcaggattctttttatTGTAAAGGCATTATAAATAGTATAAAAGATTCAGAAAGATTCTGACTGCAGCTTCCAGTCACCagcgaaacagaccccgcccccactctccatcaccctggaaacagaccccgcccccactccccgtcaccctggaaacagaccccacccccactccccgtcaccctggaagcagaccccgcctcTAAtcaccgtcatcctggaaacagaccccgcctccaatcCCCGTCTCCCTGGAAAAAAACAATGCTCCCATTCCCCCAGCAATTGGAACCAGGTCCcgtcccactcctccgtcaccgggAAAACAGGCTCCGCCCCCACCCCTCTGTCACggggtgacaggccccgcccccactcttcCGCCACCCTGAAAAAAGgccccgccccactcctgtcacaggggagacaggccccgcccccactcagccgtcaccctggaaacagaccacacccccgctctgtctccatggtgacaggctgaaTTTAACAATTgtcgtaaagggatatttcagcacattcttcaactgctctctgaactgagtctgggtcacggcgtaaatcgcagtgtttgtgcagcaactcaggagctggagcatgagggccaattcctgcagaaacagagggagagaaacagaataaTACCCCAACCACCACATCTGCCACCATATCATATACACCATTAACAtcgcccacaacaggatgaaattcccagagataactaacagtaaaatgatggatttccttcgactctccatctcggggtctctgcgactctctccACTACTGTGAGCCCGGagactcctgcgtcctctgctgcttactaaaatgtgtctgacggtgagagcgttgagcatcagaatcagcacaaatgggagccccggcGTTAGAATATTGTGGAGGAACTGGATTGTTATCCAGACACGAGAATATTGAACATCCCATGTTACTGAACAAAACAAGGGATTGTTCACCAGCGTATACCAACCTGTTAACatgaaataccagaagatgttctttaaacagctcagcacactcactgttcccacaaccacagccgacgttttctcactgcaatatttacttttcagcttctggcaacaaatggccacaaatcgatcaaaggtaaaagtgacggtgaaccagacagaacagtctgtgactgtgtaaagcaggacagcgtggatattacacacggggatgtaatacaggaacagaaactgttcccaataaacagtgggaatgtgtctgaatatcaggtccaggataatgaccagtagatccgccgctgacatggccaccaggtaccgagtgacacatttagagagaccgcactttccccgagacaggatcccaatcgtcagcaagttaactgtgaggaagggaaataaacagagaaattagacatcggactgaagcaaagttaccagtttgattgaggactgattgagatttataaatgtattCCTGTATCCAATGATCTACTGAATGAAtggacctgaatgaacaaatgggaatatctgtgatacagtggaagacaggagagattaaataataaaaggatgatattgaaattgttaaactgaatgttgatcataagactccctctccctcctttccccgtcTGCTTTAAAATCTGCTCAttctctaatctctcccagttctgatgaagactcACCGAActgaaacattaaactctgtttctctctgaacaaATGCTGCCACACAtgctgaatatttacagcattttctgtttttatttcagatttccagcatctgcagtactttcctGTTGCGTAGAAAGTTAAATGTTGAACAGAATGAGAGATTCTGTTCCAATGCCTGTGGCGTGAtcagatagcgtgtgtgtgtgtgtgtgtgtgcgtgtgtgtgtgtgtgtgtgtgtgtgtgtgtgtgtgtgtgtgtgtgtgtgtgtgtgtgtgtgtgtgagagagagagagagagagagacaaagagaaggagggagagagagagagagggagagagagagagggagagagagagagagagcgtgtatgtCTGTATgcatgaaagagagagtgtgtgcttgtgtgtgagagagagagagcatgtgtgtgtgtgtgtgtcagagagagagatcatgtgtctgcgtgagagagagagcatgtgggtgtgagagcgagagcatgtatgtgtgagagagagagggagaaagagagcatgtgtgtgtgcgcatgtgtgtgtgtgtcaatgtgtgagagagagacagtgtttgtacgtgtgtgtgagagacagagcttacgtgtgtgagagagattgtgtgtatgcgtgtgagtgtgcgtgtgtgcgcgcgtttgtgagagagagtgtgttatcatgtgtgtttgagagagattgtgtgtatgtgtgtgagtatgtgtgtatgtgtgtgtgtgtgcgtgacagagagagcgagaaagagagcatgtgtgtgtctgagagagagcgtgtttgtatatgtgtgtgtttgggagtgtgtgtgtgtctgagcgagagagagagagtgtgtgtgagagagtgagtgtgtgtgtgtgagagacagacagtgtgcatgcatgcgtgtgtgcgtgtgtgtgtatgtgtatgagagtgtgagagagtgtgtgtgcgagagagagtgtgtgtatttgtgagagAGCGCACGTCTCTTTGagcgacagtgtgtgtgtgtgtgtgtgtgtgtatgtgcgcgtgtgtatgtctgtgtgtgtgaaaaagagagagagcatgtgtgtgtgtgagtgagcatgtgtgtgcgagaatgagtgtgtgtgtatgtatgtgtatgtgagtgcgtgaaagagagactGTGTCTGTGCGTGATATATGAGAGagtctgtgtgtatgtgaaagagagtgtgtctgtgcatgagagtgtgagggagagaacgtgtgtgtgtccgtgagtgtgaaagagcatgtgtgtgagagtgcgagagcgtgtgtgtggaagtgaaagtgtgtgtgtgatagagagcatgtgtgtgtctgagagagtgtgtatgtgtgtgtgagagagagagagtgtggatgtgtgtgtgagagagagagagagagagagagagagtttgtgagtgagagagagcatgtgcgtgagagagtatgagtgtgtgtgtcagagcagAGTATGCTTGTGCATGCGTGTGAGACGGCATATGTGTAAGAGAGAGCGtgcatgtgtctgagagagagagtgtgtttgtatgtgtgtgagagagagagcttgcgcgtgtgagagagattgtgtgtctgtgtgtgagtgtgtgagagagagtgcgtgtgtgtgtgtgagtgtctgtgtgtgtttgtgtgtgtgagagagagagtgtgtttgtatgtgtgtgtgagagagagagagagagcgtgtgtgagaaagagtgcgtgtatgtgtgtgagtgtgtgtgtgtgtgtttatgtgtgtgtgagagagagagtgtgtttgtatgtgtgtgtgagagagggagcttGCGTgtttgagagagattgtgtgtatgtgtgtgagtgtatgagagagagtgcgtgtatgtatgtgagtgtgcgggtgtgtgtgtgtgacagagagagcgagaaagagtgcgtgtaggtgtgtgacagagagacgagaaacagagcgtgtatgtgtgtgagagagagcatgtatgtgtagctgtgtctgtgtatgtgcgtgcgcatgtgagagagtgtgtgctcgacagagagagagtgcatgtctgtgtgtgtgaaagagacactgtgtatgtgtgaaagagagagagagagagtgtatgtgtgtgcgtggagAGACTGTTTGTGTGTCTATGTGCGAGAGAGTGGGTGTGTttgtctgagagagagcgtgtgtgtgtctgagaaagagcgtgtgtgtgtctgagatagagtctctgtgtgtcagagagagtctgtatGTGCATGagtctgtgggagagagagagcgtatgtgtgtgtgagagtgagcatgTGTCTGCCagaatctgtgtgtttgtgtcagagcAGAGTGTGCGTGTGCATGcatgtgagagagcatgtgtgtaagagagagagtgtgtgtgtctgagagagtgggtgtgtgagatagaccatgtgtgtgtgtgtgagacagtgggtGTGTGCGAGAGGGCatgcgtgcgtgtgagagagagtgggtgcgTGAAGAGGTTGTGTGTGtgcgagggtgacagagagtgagtgagtgtgtgtgtgtgggtgatagtgtgtgtgtttgagagagagagtgcttgTATGTGTATATGtgggagagtgcgtgtgtgtgttagagagagagagagagagagtgtgtgtgtgtgtgtgtttgtgtgtgtctgtgtgtgagagagtgaaaaagcgcgtgtgtgagagagagagcatgtgtgtgcatatgtgtgagtgtgtgtgagtgagagcgcgcgtgtgtgtgagagggtgagcgcATGTctatgtgtgagagtgagtgtatgcCTGAGGGAGTTTGTATGTGTGcgagagggtgtgtctgtgtttgagagagagcgtgcgtctgcatgagagagtctgtgagtgtgcgagagtgtgtgtatgtgtatgagggtgtgagagagagagcgtgtgtgtttgcgtgagagtgagtgtgtgcgtgtgtgtgagagagagactgtgtgtttgtgtatgtgaaagagagagagtgtgtgtgtggaagtgaaagtgtgtgtgatagggagcatgtgtgtgtctgatagagagtctgtgtgtgtgggagagagtttgtgtatgtgtgtgtgtgagagagcgagagtgtgcgtgtgtgagagagggagagcatatACGTATGAGAGAGAGTGCGAGTCTATTTgtcagagcagtgtgtgtgtgtgtgcctgcgtgtgagagagcatgtgtgtaagAGAgatcgtgcgtgtgtgtgtgagagagagagcgtttgtgtgtgtgaaagagtgaatGTGCATGtgaaagagggagtgagagagtctgtgtgagacagagagtgtgtctgtgtatgtgtgtgtgtgcgtacgtgtGCAAGAGTGCGTGTGTAAGAAAGAacttgagagagagagcgtgtgagtgtgagagagagagcgcgtgtgtgtgagagagagtgtgtgcgtgtgtgaaagagagagcttatgtgtgtgcgtgtgagagagagatagtgtgtttgtgtgtgtgtctttgagagagcACGCTTGTATgtatgagtgagagacagtgtgtgtgagagagagagaccgtatgtgtgcatctgtgtgagagagatagtgtgagagaaactgtgcatttgagagagagagggagcgcgtgtgtgtgtctgtgtgtcagagagagagtgcttgtatgtgtatgtgtgagagagagagctcttATGTGTGAgacagagcgtgtgtatgtgtgtgagggtgtgagagtgtgtgtgtgtgtgtttgtgagtgtgtgagagagagagtgagagactgtgtgtgtgtgagagagagagaaagagataaatagtgtgcgtgtgtgagagagagaggtagcgtgtgtgcgagagagatagtctgtgtgtgtgagagagagtgtgtgtgcgtgagagagagagtgcacgtgAACGTGTATGTGTGAAAggcagagtttgtgtgtgtgtgggagagagaaagagagagagagagtgtatctgtctgtgtgtttgtatgtgtgtctgtgtgagagagagtttgtatgtgtgtcagtgacagagagagcatgtgtacgagagagagtgcttgtgtgtgtgtgtttatgtgtgtgtgtgtaagggagaAAGTGTTTGTATGTGAGAGAGATgcttgtgtgcgtgagagagagagactgagtgtatgtgtgggagtgtctgagagagagacagcgcatgtgtgtgagggagagggaacatgtgtgtgtgagagagtgagcatgtgtgtgagagggagtgagcatgcgtgtgtgtgagagagtgagcatgtgggtgtttgtgagtgtgtgagagtgtgcgtgtgcgtaCGTGTGCGAGAGTGCATGTGTAAGAGGGAGCTTGAGatagagtgtgtgcatgtgagagagagcgtgtgtgtgtgagagagagcgtgtgtgtgcatgagagtgtgtgtgtgtgtgaaagagagaacttctgtctgtgtgtctgtgtgagagagaaaatgacagtgcgtgtgcgcgtgtgtgcgtgtgtgtgtgagtatgtgcgtgtgtgagagagggagagtgcgtttgtgtgtgcgtatatgaGAGAGCACGCGCACGTGTATGAGAGACAGAGTGctattgtgagagagagagcgtgtatgcgtgtgtgtgtgtgtctgtgtgagacagagagagagtgtgtgtgtgagagagagagagggagagtgtgtttgtatgtgtgtgtgtgtgtgagagagagcttgaatgtgtgagagagagcgtgtggctgtgtgtgagtgtgtgagagagagcgtgtgtgtgtgtgagagagagagagactgtgtgtgcatgtgtgtgagagagagagagaaagtgtgtgtgtgtgtttgtgcgtgtgagagagactgtgtctaTGTAGTGTGTGTgcatgacagagacagagtgtatgtgtgcgtgtgaaagACAGAATGTGTGTGCGCgtctatgtgagagagagagaaaggacgtgtgtgcgagagagagtatctgtgtgtgtgagagtgcgtgtacgTGAGATAGGGAGAGTGCATGTGTCCATGTGCGTGTGAAAGAcagaatgtttgtgtgtgtgtaggagagagcgagagagagacagtgtgtgtgtgtgtgtacgtgtgtgatagagagagtgtgtgtgtctgtgcgtgtttgagagagagagagaaacagttgtgtgtgtgaggaagagggagaaagtgtgtgtgtgtatgtgtgtgtgtgagggcgagagatagcgtgtgtgcgggtgagagagtctgtgtgtctgtgagagagtgtgtgtgcgtatgtgtgcgaGAGTGCATGTGCAAGAGGGAGCTTGAGatagagtgtgtgcatgtgagagagagcgtgtgtgtgtgagagagagcgtgtgtgtgcatgagagtgtgtgtgtgaaagagagagcttctgtatgtgtgtctgtctgaaAGAGAAAACGACagtgcgtgtgcgcgtgtgtgcatgtgtgtgagtatgtgcgtgtgtgagagagggagagtgcgtttgtgtgtgcgtgtgtgtatatgagagagcatgcgtgtgtgtatgagagagagagtgtatttgcgagagagagagagggagattgtgtttgtatgtgtgtgtgagacagagaactTGTATGTGTGAGATGGAGcgtgtgtctgtatgtgagtgtgtgagagagagcgtgtgtgtgtgagagagagagagactgtgtgtgcatgtgtgagagagagagagaaagagagtgtgtgtgtttgtgcgtgtgagagagagagactgtgtctatgtgtgagtgcgtgtgcatgacagagagagagtgcatgtgtacgtgtgcgtgtgaaagacagaatgtgtgtgcgtgtctgtgtgagagagagagaaagggcgtgtgtgcgagagagagtatctgtgtgtgtgagagtgtgtgtacgtgagagagggagagtgcatgtgtacgtgtgcgtgtgaaagacagaatatttgtgtgtgtgtaggagagagcgagagagagacagtgtgcgtgtgtgcgtgtgagagggagagggagtgtgtgtgtatgtgtatgtgtgagagagtttcagagaaagagagagtgagtgtgtgtacgtgtgaacgtttgtgtgtgtgtatgtgtgtgtgtgtgagaaagagacagagagtgtttgtgtgtgtgtgtctgtgcgtgtgagagagagagagagaaacagttgtgtgtgtgagaaagagggagaaagtgtgtgtgtatgtgtgtgtgtgagggcgagagatagcgtgtgtgcgagtgagagagtctgtgtgtctgtgagagagtgtgtgtgcgtgagagggagagagtgtgtgtaagaGGGAGCATGCATATatctgagagagagtgtatgtgtgacagagagagtgtgtttgcatgtatgtgtgtatgcgtgcgagtgtgcgcgcgtgtgtgagtgagagagagagtgtgtgtgaatgagtgattgcgtgtgtgtgcatgtgacaggctgtgtgtgtttgcgtgtgtgtgtgtgt
The sequence above is a segment of the Heterodontus francisci isolate sHetFra1 unplaced genomic scaffold, sHetFra1.hap1 HAP1_SCAFFOLD_200, whole genome shotgun sequence genome. Coding sequences within it:
- the LOC137360566 gene encoding probable G-protein coupled receptor 139 — protein: MDQNLRTIDWNVTTMDQNLRKVDWNVTTMDRSLSSWFYSLTADGDWIPLDWRISAAFKMIQCIYYPILAIVGVPVNLLTIGILSRGKCGLSKCVTRYLVAMSAADLLVIILDLIFRHIPTVYWEQFLFLYYIPVCNIHAVLLYTVTDCSVWFTVTFTFDRFVAICCQKLKSKYCSEKTSAVVVGTVSVLSCLKNIFWYFMLTGWYTLVNNPLFCSVTWDVQYSRVWITIQFLHNILTPGLPFVLILMLNALTVRHILVSSRGRRSLRAHSSGESRRDPEMESRRKSIILLLVISGNFILLWAMLMVYMIWWQMWWLGYYSVSLPLFLQELALMLQLLSCCTNTAIYAVTQTQFREQLKNVLKYPFTTIVKFSLSPWRQSGGVVCFQGDG